From a single Bacillus sp. NEB1478 genomic region:
- the bshA gene encoding N-acetyl-alpha-D-glucosaminyl L-malate synthase BshA, translating into MKLKIGITCYPTVGGSGVVATELGKLLAERGHEIHFITSSVPFRLGKFYPNIFFHEVEVNNYSVFKYPPYDLALASKMAEVAKREKLDILHVHYAVPHAVCAVLAKQMLDDNIKIVTTLHGTDITVLGYDPSLSEMIKFGIDKSDVVTAVSHQLKADTEKLLNIKNNIKPVHNFVDERVYYRRENNHELKNTYGIGDDERVIVHISNFRPVKRIQDVIQSFAHIRKEIKSKLLLIGNGPELTVACEMVKKLKIEDDVLFLGKQENVGELFSICDLKLLLSEKESFGLVLLEAMACGVPVIGTNIGGIPEVIVDNETGYLVEVGNTKEVAEKAIDLLNDDEKHKRFAQKAVLHVRENFHSENIVNAYEDIYNSLVKG; encoded by the coding sequence ATGAAGTTAAAAATAGGCATCACATGTTATCCTACTGTCGGAGGATCTGGTGTAGTTGCGACAGAACTTGGGAAATTACTTGCTGAGAGAGGACATGAAATCCATTTTATTACGTCTAGTGTGCCCTTTCGTTTAGGAAAGTTTTATCCGAACATTTTCTTCCATGAGGTAGAAGTGAACAATTATTCAGTATTTAAGTATCCACCGTATGATCTTGCTTTAGCTAGTAAGATGGCAGAAGTAGCCAAAAGAGAAAAACTTGATATTCTGCACGTGCACTACGCTGTGCCGCATGCGGTTTGTGCGGTTTTAGCGAAGCAGATGCTTGATGACAATATAAAAATCGTTACTACCCTTCATGGTACAGATATTACAGTATTAGGCTATGATCCTTCTCTAAGTGAAATGATCAAGTTCGGCATTGATAAATCCGATGTTGTTACAGCAGTATCACATCAGCTGAAAGCAGATACTGAAAAGTTATTAAACATAAAGAACAACATTAAACCTGTTCATAATTTTGTAGATGAACGCGTCTATTACAGACGTGAAAATAATCATGAACTGAAAAATACATACGGAATCGGTGATGATGAAAGAGTAATCGTTCACATTTCAAATTTCAGACCAGTTAAACGAATACAAGATGTTATACAATCTTTTGCACATATTAGAAAAGAGATAAAATCAAAATTGCTTTTGATCGGAAACGGGCCGGAATTAACGGTTGCGTGCGAGATGGTCAAAAAGCTCAAAATTGAAGATGATGTCTTATTCTTAGGTAAGCAAGAAAATGTGGGTGAACTGTTTTCAATCTGTGACCTAAAGCTTTTGTTATCTGAAAAAGAAAGCTTTGGTCTCGTATTATTAGAAGCGATGGCTTGCGGTGTTCCTGTAATTGGAACAAACATCGGTGGAATTCCTGAAGTTATCGTGGATAATGAAACAGGCTATTTAGTTGAAGTAGGAAATACGAAAGAGGTTGCCGAAAAAGCGATCGACCTTTTAAATGATGATGAAAAGCATAAACGCTTTGCACAAAAAGCGGTACTGCATGTAAGAGAAAACTTTCATTCTGAAAATATAGTGAATGCCTATGAAGATATATATAACTCTTTAGTAAAGGGTTGA
- a CDS encoding CCA tRNA nucleotidyltransferase, translating to MNGLFKEASYLLNRIEENGFRAYFVGGCVRDHWLDKPIKDIDIASSAKPEEIQRIFPKTIPVGIEHGTVIVRHNHISYEVTTFRKEDKYEDFRRPSKVWFVSDLEEDLARRDFTFNAMAMDKSYNLFDPFDGRGDLAKKQIRTVGHPDERFYEDPLRLMRACRFMSTYNLTIEEKTKKAVQKNAPLLKRISVERITDEFRKLLEGEWAGPALSFMKYAGIFMYLPSPVEEKTKGDMLEFNWNFLQEIEQKWAAFLILGDVKDHREFLKKWKLPNTVINRVLKILNAYNVDYWTKMDVYRFGLETAVLGIQLKYANQLISYENHIQRVKDLALEIPIASRNEIPLNGVDILRIKQETPGVWLGQLYDEMEKEIVEGNLSLSKDLLTDWVRKWEQK from the coding sequence ATGAACGGGTTGTTTAAAGAAGCTTCATATTTATTAAACAGAATTGAAGAAAACGGATTTAGAGCTTATTTTGTCGGTGGCTGTGTAAGAGATCACTGGCTGGATAAGCCGATTAAAGATATAGATATTGCTTCAAGTGCAAAACCAGAAGAGATTCAAAGAATTTTTCCTAAGACGATTCCTGTAGGGATAGAGCATGGAACGGTAATCGTAAGGCACAATCACATATCATATGAAGTGACAACTTTTCGGAAAGAAGACAAATACGAAGATTTCCGAAGACCATCTAAAGTTTGGTTCGTATCTGATTTAGAAGAAGATCTCGCCAGACGTGATTTCACTTTTAACGCTATGGCGATGGATAAATCATACAATTTATTTGATCCATTCGACGGAAGAGGGGATTTAGCTAAAAAGCAGATCCGGACTGTCGGTCATCCTGATGAGCGTTTCTATGAAGATCCTCTTCGTCTTATGCGTGCTTGCCGTTTTATGAGTACTTATAATCTGACGATCGAAGAAAAGACGAAAAAAGCCGTTCAAAAGAACGCCCCCTTGCTAAAACGCATCTCTGTAGAACGAATAACAGATGAATTTAGAAAGCTTCTTGAAGGGGAATGGGCCGGTCCTGCATTATCTTTTATGAAGTACGCTGGCATTTTTATGTATCTTCCTTCTCCGGTTGAAGAAAAAACGAAAGGCGATATGCTGGAATTCAATTGGAATTTTCTGCAGGAAATAGAACAAAAGTGGGCAGCTTTTCTTATTTTAGGAGATGTAAAAGATCATAGGGAGTTCTTGAAAAAATGGAAGCTTCCCAATACAGTAATCAATCGTGTGTTAAAAATATTGAATGCTTATAACGTTGATTATTGGACAAAGATGGACGTTTATCGATTCGGACTAGAAACTGCAGTTTTAGGAATTCAATTAAAGTATGCCAATCAGTTAATATCTTATGAAAATCATATACAACGAGTAAAAGATTTAGCTTTGGAAATTCCTATCGCTTCTAGAAATGAAATACCTTTAAATGGAGTCGATATTTTACGTATTAAGCAAGAAACTCCAGGTGTTTGGCTTGGCCAGCTATATGATGAGATGGAAAAAGAGATTGTAGAAGGCAATCTGTCTCTTTCTAAAGACCTGCTTACAGACTGGGTAAGAAAGTGGGAACAGAAATGA
- a CDS encoding biotin--[acetyl-CoA-carboxylase] ligase — MGTEMKEALLHMLTVNEGQFVSGQQISDKLNCSRTAIWKHVSELRKSGYSIEAVQKRGYRLLTSPDLVTPEEVSLYTGDGTFGKKVTYKPSVRSTQEIAHQLAREGAEEGTIVLADEQTGGRGRLGRAWQSPSGTGIWMSLIMRPKIPLQKAPQLTLLIAVAVSKAIEKVTGIEAAIKWPNDLLINGKKISGILTELQAEADSIHSVIVGIGMNVNQEKKHFSEEIIDIATSLAIEGNQSFKRAELIGAVLNEIEKLYNNYLQDGFKVIKLLWEARAFSLGKRITARSISGSITGYAQGITEEGVLLLEDDNGVVHSIYSADIEFPSP, encoded by the coding sequence GTGGGAACAGAAATGAAAGAAGCATTATTACATATGCTTACCGTAAATGAAGGACAATTCGTTTCGGGACAGCAAATCAGCGATAAACTGAATTGTTCGCGAACGGCGATCTGGAAGCATGTTTCAGAATTAAGGAAATCGGGATACAGCATTGAAGCAGTTCAAAAAAGGGGTTACCGGCTTTTAACCTCTCCGGACCTCGTAACACCTGAAGAAGTTTCCCTTTATACGGGTGATGGAACATTTGGCAAGAAAGTCACGTATAAACCATCTGTGAGAAGCACACAAGAAATTGCTCACCAGTTAGCAAGAGAAGGTGCGGAAGAAGGGACGATAGTACTTGCTGACGAACAAACAGGAGGCAGAGGCAGACTGGGAAGAGCGTGGCAATCTCCTTCAGGCACCGGAATATGGATGAGCTTAATCATGCGTCCAAAGATTCCACTTCAAAAAGCTCCCCAGTTAACCTTGTTAATAGCGGTAGCCGTTTCTAAAGCGATTGAAAAAGTGACTGGCATTGAAGCTGCCATCAAGTGGCCGAATGACCTGTTGATCAATGGAAAAAAAATATCCGGTATTTTAACAGAGCTGCAGGCAGAAGCTGATTCTATTCATTCTGTCATTGTTGGAATCGGAATGAATGTAAATCAGGAAAAAAAGCATTTTTCTGAAGAAATTATCGATATTGCCACAAGTTTAGCGATTGAGGGAAATCAATCATTTAAAAGAGCTGAGCTCATTGGAGCGGTTTTGAATGAGATTGAAAAGCTTTACAACAATTATTTACAGGACGGATTTAAAGTCATTAAATTATTGTGGGAAGCAAGAGCTTTTAGTTTAGGAAAACGGATTACTGCAAGATCTATTTCAGGTTCGATCACCGGTTATGCACAGGGGATAACGGAGGAAGGCGTTCTGCTTT